The Beijerinckiaceae bacterium RH AL1 genome has a segment encoding these proteins:
- a CDS encoding Type VI secretion protein (ID:RHAL1_00204;~source:Prodigal:2.6): MLAENRVVWSEGMFLRVHHFQQADRWTERYVRAATRELRPYPWGLAEFAINRELLAVGKFALTYARGIFTDGTPFEAPGDTDLPAPLELVEGVQEIIVHLALPSRQPGTAEVGTARREDAGTRYRRHDYDASDANSDSFSSSGLEVARLRLSYAPSNGPLAGLERIPVARITEVRSDLAVLLDDKFIAPVLNCAAEPPLLGLVGELQGLVTHRADALAGRMADPTVRGTAEIADFLLLQTLNRFEPVLRHAAAQAGRMHPEAFYTTCLALAGELATFTTDAKRSSRFPDYRHDDLKATFEAVFRDLRASLSALLEQTAVPIELQERRHGVRVGIIQDRQLILTAAFVLAVRANMPVEQLRRQLPNQIKIGSVEQIAQLVNVALPGVPVRPLSVAPRQLPYRAGTVYFELDTTTPLWRELDASGAVALHVAGSFPDIEMELWAIKG, encoded by the coding sequence ATGCTCGCCGAGAACCGCGTCGTCTGGTCCGAGGGCATGTTCCTGCGCGTGCACCATTTTCAGCAGGCCGACCGCTGGACCGAGCGATACGTGCGCGCCGCGACGCGCGAGCTGCGCCCCTATCCCTGGGGCCTCGCGGAATTTGCCATCAATCGCGAGCTGCTCGCCGTCGGCAAGTTCGCGCTGACCTACGCACGCGGCATCTTCACGGACGGCACGCCTTTCGAAGCGCCCGGCGACACCGACCTGCCGGCGCCGCTCGAGCTCGTCGAGGGCGTGCAGGAGATCATCGTTCATCTCGCGCTGCCGTCGCGCCAGCCGGGCACGGCGGAGGTGGGAACGGCTCGGCGCGAGGACGCCGGCACCCGCTACCGCCGCCACGACTACGATGCTTCGGACGCTAATTCCGACAGCTTCTCGTCCTCGGGGCTCGAGGTGGCGCGGCTGCGGCTCTCCTATGCGCCCTCGAACGGGCCGCTCGCCGGCCTGGAGCGTATCCCTGTCGCGCGCATCACCGAGGTCCGCTCCGATCTCGCGGTGCTTCTCGATGACAAGTTCATCGCGCCGGTCCTGAACTGCGCCGCGGAGCCGCCGCTGCTCGGCCTCGTCGGCGAGCTTCAGGGTCTCGTCACGCATCGCGCCGATGCGCTGGCCGGGCGGATGGCCGACCCGACGGTGCGCGGCACCGCCGAGATCGCCGACTTCCTGCTGTTGCAGACGCTTAATCGCTTCGAGCCGGTGCTGCGCCACGCGGCGGCGCAGGCTGGTCGGATGCATCCCGAGGCCTTCTACACGACGTGCCTCGCGCTCGCCGGCGAGCTCGCCACGTTCACGACCGACGCCAAGCGCTCGAGCCGCTTCCCCGATTATCGGCACGACGATCTCAAGGCGACGTTCGAGGCGGTGTTCCGCGACCTGCGCGCCTCGCTGAGCGCGCTGCTCGAGCAGACCGCGGTGCCGATCGAGCTGCAGGAGCGCCGCCACGGTGTCCGCGTCGGCATAATCCAGGATCGCCAGCTGATCCTGACCGCCGCCTTCGTGCTCGCCGTTCGCGCCAACATGCCGGTCGAGCAGTTGCGCCGTCAGCTGCCCAACCAGATCAAGATCGGCTCGGTCGAGCAGATCGCGCAGCTCGTCAACGTCGCGCTGCCCGGCGTGCCGGTGCGGCCGCTGTCGGTCGCGCCGCGGCAGCTGCCGTATCGCGCCGGCACCGTCTACTTCGAGCTCGACACGACGACGCCGCTCTGGCGCGAGCTCGATGCCTCCGGCGCGGTGGCACTGCACGTCGCCGGAAGCTTCCCGGACATCGAGATGGAACTCTGGGCCATCAAGGGCTGA
- a CDS encoding hypothetical protein (ID:RHAL1_00203;~conserved protein of unknown function;~source:Prodigal:2.6) has product MTLVLKSLDEDGAERRIDAGATFSIGRGTDNDLVLVDPSREVSKTHCRIETSDGKFVLTDLSINGVTLDGRSEPLGPGTRHTLASGDVFLIGSRRFAVEIVPDGGGDELAHASTPSMPAAAQLAPHTVSHILDGSSEGVEQRASGGVTGDADRWLSTLPQGSADATMRLPMGWDEPPRTHPETDDAPLLPSDFDQPASEFANRSEHVAAPNSVLQVPRAQQMIPTNWLDEEEDLAPAPAEAAAARPPQTRSPLQAARAAGMAPAPASGEARRALAEGGRLDSTSLAALSEADLMRRCGAALRAVLEAFDALEAAQAVAEHDCGLQVAATDGALWADFFANNRDPLLSLLVEAHPTPAEAIAQRAAALADRQRALGRAVADAAHDLDAKLAPAAIEAETKSRFRPGPLASITAWERYVELHGEIAGEAAKNGGPSFLGLLRNCFSRVHKKRP; this is encoded by the coding sequence ATGACCCTCGTCCTCAAATCTCTCGACGAAGACGGGGCTGAGCGACGGATCGACGCGGGCGCGACCTTCTCGATCGGCCGCGGCACCGACAACGACCTCGTCCTCGTCGACCCTAGCCGCGAGGTGTCGAAGACGCATTGCCGGATCGAGACCAGCGACGGCAAGTTCGTCCTGACCGACCTCTCGATCAACGGCGTGACCCTCGACGGGCGCAGCGAGCCGTTGGGGCCCGGCACGCGCCACACGCTGGCCTCGGGCGACGTCTTCCTCATCGGGTCGCGGCGCTTCGCGGTCGAGATCGTGCCCGATGGCGGCGGCGACGAGCTCGCGCATGCGTCCACGCCGTCGATGCCGGCCGCCGCACAGCTCGCCCCGCACACGGTCAGCCACATCCTCGACGGCTCGTCGGAGGGCGTCGAGCAGCGCGCGAGCGGCGGCGTGACCGGCGACGCCGATCGATGGCTGAGCACGCTGCCACAAGGCTCCGCCGATGCGACGATGCGCCTGCCGATGGGATGGGACGAGCCGCCGCGCACGCATCCCGAGACCGACGACGCGCCACTGCTGCCCTCCGACTTCGACCAGCCGGCGAGCGAGTTCGCCAATCGCAGCGAGCATGTCGCGGCGCCGAACAGCGTGCTGCAAGTGCCGCGCGCGCAGCAGATGATCCCGACCAACTGGCTCGACGAGGAAGAGGATCTGGCGCCGGCTCCGGCCGAGGCTGCCGCGGCGCGTCCGCCGCAGACCCGCTCCCCGTTGCAGGCGGCGCGTGCGGCCGGCATGGCGCCAGCGCCGGCGAGCGGCGAGGCGCGCCGCGCGCTGGCCGAGGGAGGCCGGCTTGATTCCACGAGCCTTGCGGCGCTGTCCGAGGCCGACCTCATGCGACGCTGCGGCGCGGCGTTGCGGGCCGTGCTCGAGGCCTTCGACGCGCTCGAGGCCGCGCAGGCCGTGGCCGAGCACGACTGCGGGCTCCAGGTCGCCGCGACCGACGGCGCGCTATGGGCCGATTTCTTTGCCAACAATCGCGATCCGCTGCTGTCGCTGCTCGTCGAGGCGCATCCGACGCCGGCCGAGGCGATCGCGCAGCGCGCCGCCGCGCTTGCCGATCGGCAACGCGCGCTCGGCCGCGCCGTCGCGGACGCCGCGCACGATCTCGACGCGAAGCTCGCGCCCGCGGCGATCGAGGCCGAGACGAAGAGCCGCTTCCGGCCCGGTCCGCTGGCCAGCATCACGGCGTGGGAGCGCTACGTCGAGCTTCACGGCGAGATTGCCGGCGAGGCCGCAAAAAACGGCGGTCCGAGCTTTCTCGGGCTGCTGCGAAATTGCTTCTCGCGCGTTCACAAGAAGCGGCCGTGA
- a CDS encoding hypothetical protein (ID:RHAL1_00205;~conserved protein of unknown function;~source:Prodigal:2.6) has product MSGKFEGESTVIRPRGAGAPQAPVLRLGNDAGKRPPRGSDPGGSTGGPFDRRPGGRPGRTPPPPSADSWDRGLFGGKGVPPLVSAALPLLNLAGRLRVVSAQPNLDALRGKVIQSVKLFDQTALAGGVPPERVRAAHYALCATIDDIILNAPWGTYSVWARQSMVSTFHGDVTGGERFFDLLAHLHKDPGTNRDVLLLMYYCLSIGFEGRMRIHPQGHLEVGRIREGLYRTLRDETERELSPEWRGVDARHRPLSTPLILWTTAAVAAFLLVATYVALSTWLDRRSDRTLTALIQAPPQGVPSLRRADTPKTASAGTNHESSTAILRKALAPEIKQGVCDVGDSDGGSRISLKNEGLFEVGKADVQPTFAILLDKIGRLLHGQAAQVVVIGYTDNTPIHTAKFPSNYYLSVGRADAVANILGRYVDPLRIRAEGRGAADPVATNATPEGREKNRRTEIMVYDAKTPGTTTGTSGALTPPSSTPAAPPTEPSP; this is encoded by the coding sequence ATGTCCGGCAAGTTCGAAGGCGAATCGACGGTCATCCGGCCTCGCGGTGCCGGCGCGCCGCAGGCTCCCGTCCTCCGCCTCGGCAACGACGCCGGCAAGCGGCCGCCGCGCGGCAGCGATCCCGGAGGCTCGACGGGCGGCCCGTTCGACCGGCGCCCCGGCGGGCGTCCCGGCCGCACGCCGCCGCCGCCGAGCGCCGACTCCTGGGATCGCGGGCTGTTCGGCGGCAAGGGCGTGCCGCCGCTGGTGTCGGCGGCGCTGCCGCTGCTCAATCTCGCCGGGCGCCTGCGCGTCGTCAGCGCGCAGCCGAACCTCGACGCGCTGCGCGGCAAGGTCATCCAGTCGGTCAAGCTCTTCGACCAGACGGCGCTCGCCGGCGGCGTGCCGCCGGAGCGCGTTCGCGCCGCGCACTATGCGCTCTGCGCCACGATCGACGACATCATCCTCAACGCGCCCTGGGGCACCTACAGCGTTTGGGCCCGCCAGAGCATGGTCTCGACGTTCCATGGCGACGTCACCGGCGGCGAGCGGTTCTTCGACCTGCTTGCGCACCTCCACAAGGACCCCGGCACGAACCGCGACGTCCTGCTGCTCATGTACTACTGCCTGTCGATCGGCTTCGAGGGACGCATGCGGATCCATCCGCAGGGCCATCTCGAGGTCGGCCGCATCCGCGAGGGTCTCTATCGCACGCTGCGCGACGAGACCGAGCGCGAGCTGTCGCCGGAGTGGCGCGGCGTCGATGCGCGCCACCGTCCGCTCTCGACCCCGCTCATCTTGTGGACCACCGCCGCCGTCGCGGCCTTCCTGCTCGTTGCGACCTATGTCGCGCTGAGCACCTGGCTCGATCGGCGCTCCGACCGCACGCTGACCGCCCTCATCCAGGCGCCCCCGCAGGGCGTGCCGAGCCTGAGGCGCGCGGATACGCCGAAGACGGCCTCGGCGGGAACCAATCACGAGAGCTCGACCGCGATCCTGCGCAAGGCGCTGGCGCCGGAGATCAAGCAGGGCGTCTGCGACGTCGGTGACTCCGACGGCGGCTCGCGCATCTCGCTCAAGAACGAAGGCTTGTTCGAGGTTGGAAAGGCCGACGTCCAACCGACCTTCGCGATCCTGCTCGACAAGATCGGCCGGCTGCTGCACGGCCAGGCCGCACAGGTCGTGGTCATCGGCTACACCGACAACACGCCGATCCACACCGCCAAGTTCCCCTCGAACTACTACCTCTCGGTCGGCCGCGCCGACGCCGTGGCGAATATCCTCGGCCGGTATGTCGATCCCCTGCGCATCAGAGCCGAAGGCCGCGGCGCCGCCGATCCCGTCGCCACCAACGCGACGCCGGAGGGGCGCGAAAAGAACCGGCGCACGGAGATCATGGTCTACGACGCCAAGACGCCCGGCACGACGACCGGGACGTCGGGCGCGCTGACGCCGCCTAGCTCGACTCCCGCCGCCCCGCCGACGGAGCCCTCGCCATGA
- a CDS encoding hypothetical protein (ID:RHAL1_00202;~conserved exported protein of unknown function;~source:Prodigal:2.6) codes for MNRMLLAVAFAALLVSNALGVRIEFGSGHQSAANAQPAAPGAYQVAAATAPSPAAPPAAAPPPAAAPPLSPQQTYMQDQAAVQRINAQIDAMLAQPNGGFAVTYYAKPLPPPRERDGRDGRGGEAAQQQPQQKELQPGEVKRDRYGNAEKYVIARAGDTVYATLDRAFNSDDPGAPIFATIHDVDEVGIQGPLDGVRMIGTIHYSTSQGAIQFEKGYLPDGRPLEVKGLAISEDTARTGIAKNVDNHELQRYGTLLFATLVQGVGQVGQVLTQNQQQAMVDPNTGLLVSSQKFNPYEAAAGALLPAGQALTAVAAQQFNRPATISAPAGYGLGIVFLEPMVVPSDLLFARRR; via the coding sequence ATGAACAGAATGCTGCTCGCGGTCGCCTTCGCCGCGCTACTCGTGTCCAATGCGCTCGGCGTGCGCATCGAGTTCGGCTCCGGGCACCAGTCCGCGGCCAATGCGCAGCCTGCCGCGCCGGGCGCCTACCAGGTCGCTGCCGCGACGGCACCGAGCCCCGCCGCGCCGCCTGCCGCAGCGCCGCCGCCCGCTGCTGCGCCGCCGCTCTCGCCGCAGCAGACCTACATGCAGGATCAGGCCGCGGTGCAACGGATCAACGCGCAGATCGACGCGATGCTCGCGCAGCCGAACGGCGGCTTCGCCGTCACCTATTACGCAAAGCCGCTGCCGCCCCCGCGTGAACGCGACGGCCGCGACGGACGTGGCGGCGAGGCCGCCCAGCAGCAGCCGCAGCAGAAGGAGCTGCAGCCCGGCGAGGTGAAGCGCGACCGCTACGGCAACGCCGAGAAGTACGTGATCGCGCGAGCCGGAGACACGGTCTACGCGACGCTCGATCGCGCCTTCAATTCGGACGATCCCGGCGCGCCGATCTTCGCGACGATCCATGACGTCGACGAGGTCGGCATCCAGGGCCCGCTGGACGGCGTGCGCATGATCGGCACGATCCACTACTCGACGAGCCAGGGCGCGATCCAGTTCGAGAAGGGCTACCTGCCCGACGGCCGTCCGCTCGAGGTCAAGGGCCTTGCGATCTCCGAGGACACGGCGCGCACGGGGATCGCCAAGAACGTCGACAACCACGAGCTCCAGCGCTACGGCACCTTGCTCTTCGCGACGCTGGTCCAGGGTGTCGGCCAGGTCGGCCAGGTGCTGACGCAGAACCAGCAGCAGGCCATGGTCGACCCCAACACCGGCCTCCTCGTGTCGAGCCAGAAGTTCAATCCTTACGAGGCGGCCGCCGGCGCGCTGCTCCCCGCCGGCCAGGCGCTGACCGCGGTCGCGGCGCAGCAGTTCAACCGCCCGGCGACGATCTCGGCGCCGGCGGGCTACGGCCTCGGCATCGTCTTCCTCGAGCCGATGGTCGTGCCGAGCGACCTTTTGTTCGCGCGCCGGCGGTAG